The Petropleomorpha daqingensis genome includes a window with the following:
- a CDS encoding biotin carboxyl carrier protein, with the protein MNVGLVDVSIRDGNQSLWGATGLRTAHILQVAPVLERVGFRALDYTSSTAMGVAVRNHREDPWERIRRTRALMPTTKLQLIGTGFRFISWENSHPETMQLVYDRLAVNGIDRVVVLDPMHDMDAARETARRLKKAGIEEVVGALTFTISAVHDDAFYADLARQMRECPDIDRVYVKDPAGILSADRARTLFPAIKAQLGDTPLELHSHATIGLSMQTYAIAPSLGVEVVQVGCGALGNGSSLPEAQRTVANLREMGHTVDIDDRALDLACRFFDRHAAAEELPVGRPQDFDAAFLHHQIAGGVLTTTRRQLREIGMEDRFESLIEEVGRVRAELGHPIMVTPFPQMVVSQALFNVMGERYANVPDQVIRYAQGTFGRPTAPIQPDVLDRILDRPRARELAAEPPPPSPEELRRRFPGVSDEELLLRAHMPAEQVDAMVAAGPAPDHYNPSLAPVLSLLGELGSRPSVHDLAVTKPGFSLAVRRA; encoded by the coding sequence TCCAGCACGGCGATGGGCGTCGCCGTCCGCAACCACCGCGAGGACCCGTGGGAGCGGATCCGGCGCACCCGCGCGCTCATGCCGACGACGAAGCTGCAGCTGATCGGCACCGGGTTCCGGTTCATCTCCTGGGAGAACTCGCACCCGGAGACGATGCAGCTGGTGTACGACCGGCTGGCGGTCAACGGCATCGACCGGGTCGTCGTCCTCGACCCGATGCACGACATGGACGCCGCCCGGGAGACCGCCCGCCGGCTGAAGAAGGCAGGCATCGAGGAGGTCGTCGGCGCGCTGACGTTCACGATCAGCGCGGTGCACGACGACGCGTTCTACGCCGACCTCGCCCGGCAGATGCGCGAGTGCCCCGACATCGACCGCGTCTACGTCAAGGACCCGGCCGGGATCCTGTCGGCGGACCGTGCGCGCACCCTCTTCCCCGCGATCAAGGCGCAGCTCGGCGACACCCCGCTGGAGCTGCACTCGCACGCCACCATCGGGCTGTCGATGCAGACCTACGCGATCGCGCCCTCGCTGGGCGTGGAGGTGGTGCAGGTCGGCTGCGGCGCGCTGGGCAACGGCTCATCGCTGCCGGAGGCGCAGCGCACGGTGGCCAACCTGCGCGAGATGGGGCACACCGTCGACATCGACGACCGGGCGCTGGACCTGGCCTGCCGGTTCTTCGACCGGCACGCCGCGGCCGAGGAGCTGCCGGTCGGGCGGCCGCAGGACTTCGACGCGGCGTTCCTGCACCACCAGATCGCCGGCGGCGTGCTCACCACGACCCGGCGGCAGCTGCGCGAGATCGGCATGGAGGACCGGTTCGAGTCGCTCATCGAGGAGGTCGGCCGGGTCCGCGCCGAGCTCGGCCACCCGATCATGGTGACGCCGTTCCCGCAGATGGTGGTCTCGCAGGCGCTGTTCAACGTGATGGGGGAGCGCTACGCGAACGTGCCCGACCAGGTGATCCGCTACGCGCAGGGCACCTTCGGCCGGCCGACCGCGCCGATCCAGCCCGACGTCCTCGACCGGATCCTCGACCGGCCGCGGGCCCGCGAGCTCGCCGCCGAGCCGCCCCCGCCGTCGCCGGAGGAGCTGCGCAGGCGGTTCCCCGGCGTCTCCGACGAGGAGCTGCTGCTGCGCGCGCACATGCCGGCCGAGCAGGTCGACGCGATGGTCGCCGCCGGGCCCGCGCCCGACCACTACAACCCGTCGCTGGCGCCGGTGCTGTCGCTGCTGGGCGAGCTCGGGTCACGGCCGTCGGTGCACGACCTCGCGGTGACCAAGCCCGGGTTCTCGCTGGCGGTGCGCCGTGCCTGA
- a CDS encoding HAD-IIA family hydrolase: protein MPELRGVRGFVLDMDGTLVLGDRNNKGLALLPGALEFLTTLRELNLPFCVFTNGTVKTPAQCADALRQAGLPVPSDGVLTPASSAVEVFRRRGHRRVMVLGVKGITEVLEQAGIEALPPLRGTTCDAVFAGWYRQELTIEALEAAIEAVSAGAAYYSASQSPYFATSEGRTLGSSRAISAVVRDVTRTRVTVVGKPSVQALRTASRHLGVPVPELAVVGDDPELEVPMAHKGGAFAVAVHTGIGHAESFAHLPEHLRPHLDLPDVGALAALLRAG, encoded by the coding sequence GTGCCTGAGCTGCGGGGGGTGCGCGGGTTCGTCCTCGACATGGACGGCACGCTGGTGCTGGGCGACCGCAACAACAAGGGCCTGGCCCTTCTGCCGGGCGCCCTCGAGTTCCTGACGACGCTGCGCGAGCTGAACCTGCCGTTCTGCGTGTTCACCAACGGCACGGTGAAGACACCGGCGCAGTGCGCCGACGCGCTGCGGCAGGCCGGCCTACCGGTGCCGTCCGACGGCGTGCTGACCCCGGCGTCGTCCGCGGTCGAGGTGTTCCGCCGGCGCGGGCACCGGCGGGTGATGGTGCTCGGCGTCAAGGGGATCACCGAGGTGCTCGAGCAGGCCGGCATCGAGGCGCTGCCGCCGCTGCGCGGGACGACGTGCGACGCGGTGTTCGCCGGCTGGTACCGGCAGGAGCTGACCATCGAGGCGCTGGAGGCGGCGATCGAGGCGGTCTCGGCGGGGGCGGCGTACTACAGCGCGTCGCAGTCGCCCTACTTCGCCACCTCGGAGGGGCGCACGCTCGGCTCGTCGCGGGCGATCAGCGCCGTCGTCCGCGACGTGACGCGCACCCGGGTCACCGTCGTCGGCAAGCCCTCGGTGCAGGCCCTGCGGACGGCGAGCCGGCACCTGGGCGTGCCGGTGCCGGAGCTGGCCGTGGTCGGCGACGACCCCGAGCTCGAGGTGCCGATGGCGCACAAGGGCGGCGCGTTCGCCGTCGCCGTGCACACCGGCATCGGGCACGCGGAGTCCTTCGCGCACCTGCCCGAGCACCTGCGGCCGCACCTCGACCTGCCCGACGTCGGCGCGCTGGCGGCGCTGCTGCGCGCCGGGTGA
- a CDS encoding DUF7144 family membrane protein translates to MSESRQQSRTTSGPREPDVPEVVPPEPPHSAWGGWVTFAGIMIALVGVFHVLEGVIALAEPDHYAVSSRGLVLHWSYTTWGWIHLIGGLVLIAAGVGVLNRNKLSRIIGVVAAGLSALVNLTFISAAPVYALIVIAIDVVFIYAICVHGGEVPVNKGNERTTGFTGPGATDHSPFAGA, encoded by the coding sequence ATGTCGGAGAGCAGGCAGCAGAGCCGGACCACGAGCGGTCCGCGAGAGCCGGACGTGCCGGAGGTCGTGCCGCCGGAACCGCCGCACTCGGCCTGGGGCGGCTGGGTCACCTTCGCCGGCATCATGATCGCCCTGGTCGGCGTGTTCCACGTGCTGGAGGGGGTCATCGCGCTCGCCGAGCCCGACCACTACGCGGTCAGCTCCCGCGGCCTGGTCCTGCACTGGAGCTACACGACCTGGGGCTGGATCCACCTGATCGGCGGCCTCGTCCTGATCGCCGCCGGGGTCGGGGTGCTCAACCGCAACAAGCTCTCCCGCATCATCGGTGTGGTGGCAGCGGGGCTCAGCGCGCTGGTGAACCTGACGTTCATCTCGGCCGCGCCGGTGTACGCCCTCATCGTGATCGCGATCGACGTCGTCTTCATCTACGCGATCTGCGTGCACGGCGGCGAGGTGCCGGTGAACAAGGGCAACGAGCGGACCACCGGGTTCACCGGGCCGGGAGCGACCGACCACAGCCCGTTCGCCGGCGCCTGA
- a CDS encoding CoA-binding protein — protein sequence MIPVKQATADFLAQHRIAVTGVSRAPKDHGANVVYKRLRERGYEVFPINPNADEVEGDRAFHDLKSVPDGVDGVVIATSPAHAEETMRECVDLGIDRVWMHRGPGAGSVSAEATRYGREHGVTVIDGGCPCMVGPTADTGHKIMHFLGVGHMPKQV from the coding sequence ATGATCCCCGTCAAGCAGGCCACCGCGGACTTCCTCGCCCAGCACCGGATCGCCGTGACCGGGGTGTCCCGGGCCCCGAAGGACCACGGCGCGAACGTCGTCTACAAGCGGCTGAGGGAGCGCGGCTACGAGGTGTTCCCGATCAACCCGAACGCCGACGAGGTCGAGGGCGATCGCGCCTTCCACGACCTCAAGTCGGTGCCCGACGGCGTCGACGGCGTCGTGATCGCGACCAGCCCCGCCCACGCCGAGGAGACGATGCGCGAGTGCGTGGACCTCGGCATCGACCGGGTCTGGATGCACCGCGGGCCGGGCGCGGGCAGCGTCTCCGCCGAGGCGACGCGCTACGGCCGCGAGCACGGCGTCACGGTGATCGACGGCGGGTGCCCGTGCATGGTCGGGCCGACTGCCGACACCGGGCACAAGATCATGCACTTCCTCGGCGTCGGGCACATGCCCAAGCAGGTCTGA
- a CDS encoding cupin domain-containing protein has product MAQEHRPLRHVRAAELSSDTAQTGAMTRREAVAGKTVGSEALWMGQAHLHPGADSGNHHHGDTESAIYIVSGHPVFVFAQDGEEVRLTPEPGDYVFVPPWTPHREENPGDEEAVVVLARSSQEAVVVALPPGSLA; this is encoded by the coding sequence ATGGCGCAGGAGCACCGCCCCCTCCGGCACGTCCGGGCCGCAGAGCTGTCGAGCGACACCGCCCAGACCGGCGCGATGACCCGCCGGGAAGCCGTGGCGGGCAAGACCGTCGGCTCCGAGGCGTTGTGGATGGGCCAGGCGCACCTGCACCCCGGCGCGGACTCCGGCAACCACCACCACGGCGACACCGAGTCGGCGATCTACATCGTCTCCGGGCACCCGGTGTTCGTCTTCGCCCAGGACGGCGAGGAGGTCCGGCTGACGCCCGAGCCCGGCGACTACGTCTTCGTGCCGCCGTGGACCCCGCACCGGGAGGAGAACCCCGGCGACGAGGAGGCGGTCGTCGTCCTGGCCCGGAGCAGCCAGGAGGCCGTCGTCGTCGCCCTGCCGCCGGGTTCCCTCGCCTAG